Proteins encoded by one window of Clostridium cagae:
- a CDS encoding MATE family efflux transporter, translated as MDKNTTDKITTDLGKDPIGKLLFSLALPAIVAQLVNILYNIVDRIFIGRIANGDIAMAGVGVAFPIILIISAFSALIGMGGAPIAAIKMGEKDNDGAEKILSNSFSTLTILGIALTIGFFIFKEPLLWAFGASEATIGFANDYLGIYLVGTIAVQIALGMNPFINTQGFAKVGMTTVMIGAVINIVLDPILIFGFNMGVKGAALATILSQTVSAAWVLYFLFGKKSILKIRNKYLVPDAKIVLSIMALGVSPFIMQATESLVLISQNNQLSLYGGDLAVGAMTIMSSVMQIILLPLMGLSQGAQPIISYNYGAKNVNRVKKTFKLLLISCLSYTVIMWLLIMVFPQGFVKLFNSDPKLIEMTSWSMRIFFAGIIIFGAQIACQQTFLALGKAKISLVLALLRKIILLIPLIFIFPMFFEDKLRGVLMAEPVADILAALSTVTCFIILSKKLFKIKE; from the coding sequence ATGGATAAAAATACAACAGATAAAATAACTACAGATTTAGGTAAAGATCCAATAGGAAAATTACTTTTTAGTTTAGCTCTTCCAGCTATTGTTGCTCAGCTTGTAAATATTTTGTATAACATAGTAGACAGAATATTTATAGGTAGAATTGCTAATGGAGACATAGCCATGGCGGGGGTCGGAGTTGCATTCCCAATAATTCTTATAATATCTGCATTTAGTGCATTAATAGGAATGGGTGGAGCGCCGATTGCAGCTATTAAAATGGGAGAAAAAGATAATGATGGTGCTGAAAAAATATTAAGTAATAGTTTTTCTACTTTAACAATATTAGGAATAGCTTTAACAATAGGATTTTTTATATTTAAAGAACCATTGCTTTGGGCATTTGGAGCTAGTGAAGCTACAATAGGATTTGCTAATGATTATTTAGGAATATATCTTGTAGGAACTATAGCAGTCCAAATAGCTCTTGGAATGAATCCATTTATTAATACTCAAGGATTTGCTAAAGTAGGGATGACTACTGTAATGATAGGAGCTGTTATAAATATAGTTCTTGATCCTATTTTAATTTTTGGATTTAATATGGGAGTAAAGGGGGCAGCTTTAGCTACAATACTATCTCAAACAGTATCAGCAGCATGGGTGCTGTATTTCTTATTTGGAAAAAAAAGCATACTTAAGATAAGAAATAAATATTTAGTTCCAGATGCAAAGATAGTATTATCAATAATGGCACTTGGGGTATCTCCATTTATAATGCAAGCTACTGAAAGTTTAGTTTTAATATCTCAAAATAACCAACTTTCACTTTATGGTGGGGATTTAGCTGTTGGAGCTATGACTATAATGAGTAGTGTTATGCAAATAATACTATTACCACTTATGGGGCTATCTCAAGGTGCTCAACCAATTATAAGTTATAACTATGGAGCAAAAAATGTTAATAGGGTAAAAAAAACATTTAAATTGCTTCTTATAAGTTGTTTATCGTACACAGTTATTATGTGGTTGCTTATAATGGTATTTCCACAAGGCTTTGTAAAGTTATTTAACAGTGATCCTAAATTAATAGAAATGACATCATGGAGTATGAGAATATTTTTTGCTGGAATTATAATTTTTGGTGCACAAATAGCATGCCAACAAACATTCCTTGCTTTAGGTAAAGCTAAAATATCACTTGTATTAGCTTTACTTAGAAAAATTATTTTATTAATACCGCTTATTTTTATATTTCCTATGTTTTTTGAAGATAAATTAAGAGGGGTACTAATGGCTGAACCTGTAGCTGATATATTGGCTGCACTTTCTACTGTAACATGTTTTATAATTTTATCTAAAAAGTTATTTAAAATTAAGGAATAG
- a CDS encoding MFS transporter: MKKVSKRYLLVLNLTVMFAFNMAHPVTPRLITELSLPSFMFGIFFAFMSVATFVSSPIWGNLSDKNGRRRYLIYGICGYGISQIGFGFSKSIILIVIFRTLAGAFAASYITVSMAYITDITSKKNRIKYLSYYSAFGSIGSSLGSLIGGIIGSNKYKLTFLFQFAVCLLISILINLFIGESIRPPSLSINKKLNIREGEKIKVNFNSILGIMIIAVALTSFAITSYNSTINYYVEAVLNLPPSIIGIVMFVSGIIGVIMNFFVNPYLAGKFNEKKLFKSVVLFSGVSLITASLIENLSIAIIFIITFLSFISLIIPIQQSIISKESSKNYGMIMGIQNSSKALGMVMGSLFSGFIFDFGSKLPFIIAGITLVSTYFMLIYAKKFKDDEFSDCKNF; this comes from the coding sequence ATGAAAAAAGTATCCAAGAGATATTTACTTGTGTTAAATCTAACTGTTATGTTTGCGTTTAATATGGCACATCCAGTTACTCCAAGATTAATTACGGAATTATCATTACCTTCTTTTATGTTTGGTATATTTTTTGCTTTTATGTCTGTTGCTACATTTGTTTCATCTCCAATATGGGGTAATTTATCAGATAAAAATGGTAGAAGGAGATATTTAATATATGGAATTTGTGGATATGGAATAAGTCAAATTGGTTTTGGATTTTCAAAGAGTATAATATTAATAGTAATCTTTAGAACTTTAGCAGGCGCATTTGCAGCTAGCTATATAACAGTTTCTATGGCGTATATAACAGATATAACAAGCAAGAAAAATAGAATTAAGTATTTGTCATACTATTCAGCATTTGGTTCTATAGGAAGTTCATTAGGATCACTTATTGGAGGGATAATAGGAAGCAATAAATATAAATTAACATTTCTATTTCAATTTGCTGTATGTTTATTAATATCTATATTAATAAATCTATTTATAGGAGAAAGTATAAGACCGCCTTCTTTAAGTATAAATAAAAAATTAAACATAAGAGAAGGCGAGAAGATTAAGGTAAATTTCAACTCTATATTAGGCATTATGATAATAGCAGTTGCATTAACTTCTTTTGCAATAACAAGTTATAATTCAACAATAAACTATTATGTGGAAGCAGTTTTAAATTTACCCCCAAGTATAATTGGTATAGTGATGTTTGTTTCAGGAATAATTGGGGTTATAATGAATTTTTTTGTAAATCCTTATTTAGCTGGGAAATTTAATGAAAAGAAGCTTTTTAAATCAGTGGTATTGTTTTCTGGAGTTTCTCTTATAACAGCATCATTAATAGAAAACTTAAGTATTGCAATAATATTTATAATAACTTTTTTATCATTTATTTCATTAATAATACCCATACAACAAAGTATAATATCAAAAGAATCCAGTAAAAATTATGGAATGATAATGGGGATACAGAATTCATCAAAAGCATTGGGAATGGTAATGGGGTCTTTATTTTCTGGTTTTATATTTGATTTTGGTAGCAAGTTACCTTTTATAATTGCAGGAATTACGTTAGTAAGCACATATTTTATGTTAATTTATGCAAAAAAATTTAAAGATGATGAATTTTCAGATTGTAAGAATTTCTAA
- a CDS encoding uracil-xanthine permease family protein, translating into MREDDLLENQDDLQLLYGIDDKPSITTQILLAFQNIFAAFGGIIVVPLVISSALGFDTATSTALMSATILAAGIATVIQSRGFGPVGSRVACIMGTDFTFVSPAIAVGSVFGIPGIIGATILGSFVEIILSFIIRPLMKLFPPLVTGTVVCLIGLTLLPVSMDWAAGGVGSSSYGSIMNISIAMLVMIVTLLLNRYGKGLVSSASILIGMVMGYIICIPLGMMDFTTVREATFLSFPRIFSYGVTFDWKVVIPFIPAYFVTTIETVGCLKAIGEVSKVDMDDKRVGAGVLADGVGSMLAGVVGTFPNTSFSQNVGLIPLTKVASKYVAIIAGIILIILGFFPKFAALINIIPSPVLGGVGIVMFGTVAASGIKTLSRVKLNNRNLLIIATSIGLGVGITFRPDFISQLPEGLKMIFSSGISTGTIVALVLNLILKDEKSEVK; encoded by the coding sequence ATGCGAGAAGATGATTTATTAGAAAATCAAGATGATTTACAATTACTTTATGGTATTGATGATAAACCTAGCATAACTACTCAAATATTATTAGCATTTCAAAATATATTTGCAGCATTTGGAGGAATTATAGTGGTTCCATTAGTTATTTCAAGTGCATTAGGATTTGATACTGCAACTTCAACTGCTCTTATGAGTGCAACTATTTTAGCAGCTGGAATAGCTACAGTTATTCAATCTAGAGGCTTTGGACCTGTAGGTTCAAGAGTGGCTTGTATAATGGGAACAGATTTTACATTTGTCTCACCAGCTATAGCTGTTGGAAGTGTTTTTGGAATTCCAGGTATTATAGGTGCAACAATTTTAGGTTCATTTGTAGAAATAATTTTAAGTTTTATAATTAGACCACTAATGAAATTATTTCCACCATTAGTTACAGGTACAGTTGTATGTTTAATTGGTCTTACATTACTTCCAGTATCTATGGATTGGGCAGCTGGTGGTGTAGGTTCATCAAGTTATGGTAGTATAATGAATATTTCAATAGCTATGTTAGTAATGATTGTTACACTACTTTTAAATAGATATGGAAAAGGATTAGTGAGCAGTGCTTCAATTTTAATTGGTATGGTAATGGGTTATATAATATGTATACCACTTGGAATGATGGATTTTACTACTGTAAGAGAGGCAACCTTTTTATCATTTCCTAGAATATTTTCATATGGTGTAACTTTTGATTGGAAAGTAGTAATACCTTTTATCCCCGCATATTTTGTTACTACAATAGAAACAGTTGGATGTTTAAAAGCAATAGGTGAGGTTTCTAAAGTAGATATGGATGATAAAAGAGTTGGAGCAGGGGTATTGGCTGACGGAGTTGGAAGTATGTTAGCAGGAGTTGTTGGAACATTTCCTAATACTTCTTTCAGTCAAAATGTAGGATTAATTCCATTAACAAAAGTAGCTAGTAAATATGTTGCAATTATAGCTGGAATTATATTAATTATATTAGGTTTTTTCCCTAAATTTGCAGCTTTGATAAATATAATACCTTCACCAGTTTTAGGCGGTGTAGGAATAGTAATGTTTGGTACAGTTGCAGCATCTGGAATTAAGACTTTGAGTAGAGTAAAGTTAAACAATAGAAATTTATTAATAATAGCGACATCAATAGGTCTTGGAGTTGGAATTACATTTAGACCAGATTTTATAAGTCAATTACCAGAAGGATTAAAAATGATATTCTCATCTGGTATTTCAACTGGAACTATTGTAGCTTTAGTTTTAAACTTAATATTAAAAGATGAAAAAAGTGAGGTAAAATAA
- a CDS encoding xanthine phosphoribosyltransferase — MENLHKRILEEGQALSNDVLKVDSFLNHQVDADLMYEMGTYFKNYFKDHNITKIFTIESSGIAPTVMTAMQMNLPMVILKKQGSKILKGDVYQTTVHSFTKGTDYELTLQKKYINEDDNILIIDDFLANGEAALGAARLVEGAGAKVAGIGIVIEKSFQPGPKLLEEKGYDVYSLARIEKLEKGIIKIKK; from the coding sequence ATGGAAAATTTACATAAGCGTATATTAGAAGAAGGACAGGCACTTTCAAATGATGTGTTAAAAGTAGATTCATTCTTAAATCATCAAGTAGATGCTGATTTAATGTATGAGATGGGTACATATTTTAAAAATTACTTTAAAGATCATAATATAACTAAAATATTTACAATTGAAAGTTCAGGAATTGCCCCAACTGTTATGACAGCTATGCAAATGAATTTGCCAATGGTAATATTAAAAAAACAAGGATCTAAAATATTAAAAGGTGATGTTTATCAAACAACAGTACATTCATTTACCAAAGGTACAGATTATGAACTTACACTTCAAAAGAAGTATATAAATGAAGATGATAATATATTAATTATAGATGATTTTTTAGCTAATGGAGAAGCAGCACTTGGAGCAGCAAGATTAGTAGAAGGAGCAGGAGCTAAAGTTGCTGGAATTGGAATTGTAATAGAAAAATCATTCCAACCAGGTCCAAAACTTTTAGAAGAAAAAGGATATGATGTATATTCTTTAGCTAGAATAGAAAAGCTTGAAAAAGGAATCATAAAAATTAAAAAATAA
- a CDS encoding MATE family efflux transporter has protein sequence MTITKQLMNIAEDKSFLRKTIAIAIPVTIQALLNTTLNLIDTMMIGQLGETTIAAVGLANKVFFVFTLLLFGIVSGSSILTAQYWGKKDIKNIRKVLGISLIIGLFGAIIFVVPSLICPNIVMRIFTPNESTIGIGVAYLSIVALSYPLTAITNAYISLLRAVNEVKAPVVISLFSILINAILNYTLIFGHFGFPALGVQGAAIGTLIARIIECISVLSIVYLKNGPAAARLKELVAFDKTFIKMFFITVSPVIANEFMWGLGVTIYSLVYGRMGDGAVAAITITQTVEQIAVVIFQGISAATAVILGNELGANKLKKADIHAKYLLILQFITTLFIGIICILTRWPLIHLFTVTEAVAVDISKCLIVFVLYLPFKMFNLVNITGVLRSGGDTKSGLILDTTGVWLIGIPLAYLGGIFLSLPIYWVYVLVLAEEIYKFVLSFKRYKQKKWLKNIVEV, from the coding sequence GTGACAATAACAAAACAGTTAATGAACATAGCAGAAGATAAATCATTTCTTCGAAAAACTATAGCAATTGCTATTCCAGTGACAATACAAGCTTTGCTTAACACAACATTAAATCTCATAGACACTATGATGATAGGACAATTAGGTGAAACTACTATTGCAGCTGTAGGACTTGCAAACAAAGTCTTTTTTGTATTTACATTATTATTATTTGGAATTGTAAGTGGCTCATCAATATTAACTGCCCAATATTGGGGTAAAAAAGATATTAAAAATATAAGAAAAGTACTGGGAATATCTTTAATTATAGGTTTATTTGGTGCAATAATATTTGTTGTTCCAAGTTTAATATGTCCTAATATAGTTATGAGGATTTTTACACCGAATGAATCAACAATAGGTATTGGAGTTGCATACTTATCAATTGTCGCATTAAGTTATCCATTAACAGCAATTACTAATGCTTATATTTCTTTGTTAAGAGCTGTAAATGAAGTAAAAGCACCAGTTGTAATAAGCTTATTTTCAATTTTAATTAATGCAATTTTAAACTACACATTAATATTTGGGCACTTTGGTTTTCCAGCATTAGGTGTACAAGGTGCTGCCATTGGAACTTTAATTGCTAGAATAATTGAATGTATAAGTGTATTAAGTATAGTTTATTTAAAGAATGGACCAGCTGCTGCAAGGTTAAAGGAATTAGTTGCTTTTGATAAAACATTTATAAAAATGTTTTTTATTACAGTGTCTCCTGTTATTGCAAATGAGTTTATGTGGGGACTTGGAGTAACTATATATTCACTTGTGTATGGAAGAATGGGAGATGGAGCAGTTGCAGCTATCACTATAACTCAAACAGTTGAACAAATAGCAGTTGTAATATTCCAAGGTATTAGTGCAGCAACAGCTGTTATTTTAGGAAATGAGCTAGGGGCAAATAAACTTAAAAAAGCAGACATACATGCAAAATATCTTCTTATATTGCAATTTATAACTACTTTATTTATAGGAATTATATGTATTTTAACAAGATGGCCATTAATACATTTGTTTACTGTAACAGAAGCAGTGGCAGTAGATATAAGTAAATGTCTAATCGTATTTGTATTATACTTACCTTTTAAAATGTTCAATTTAGTTAATATTACAGGAGTACTTAGAAGTGGAGGCGATACTAAATCAGGACTTATTTTAGATACTACTGGAGTATGGCTTATAGGAATTCCTTTAGCTTATTTAGGTGGGATATTTTTATCATTACCTATTTATTGGGTTTATGTACTAGTATTAGCAGAAGAAATTTATAAATTTGTTCTAAGCTTTAAAAGATATAAACAAAAGAAATGGCTAAAGAATATTGTTGAAGTATAA
- a CDS encoding pyruvate carboxylase: MGKKFKRVLVANRGEIAIRIFRACHELGIRTVAIYSEEDKRSLFRTKAHEAYQIGKNKGPVEAYLNIDEIIKLALKKNVDAIHPGYGFLSENPEFARRCEEVGIEFIGPKSEMMDQLGDKIKSKIVAKNVGVPVIPGVEKPITCEKEAIEIAGMCGYPVMIKAAAGGGGRGMRIVRHENELVDSFLSAKNEAKKAFGIDDMFIEKYIEGPKHIEIQILGDKYGNVVHLYERDCSIQRRHQKVIEISPALSLTQEKRQEICTDALKIAKAVDYRNAGTLEFLVDMHGNHYFIEMNPRIQVEHTITEMTTGIDLVQSQILIAQGYALNSKEIGIYSQEDINPRGYAIQCRITTEDPSNNFAPDTGKIDVYRTSSGFGIRLDGGNGFGGAVISPYYDSLLVKTTAYSRTFEDAVRKSIRAIKESTITGIKTNVDFLINVLNNETFKKGECDTNFISENPQLFDISPQNDSEYKLLNFIGEKLVNETKGIKKEYDVPVIPIVNSLDGLSGTKQILDAEGPEGVVKWIKNQNKLLLTDTTMRDAQQSLMATRVRSKDMKNIAKATALYGNDLFSLEMWGGATFDTAYRFLKESPWRRLDSLRKRIPNVMFQMLIRGANGVGYKNYPDNVIREFIKESANSGIDIFRIFDSLNWLKGIEVSLEEVLKANKVAEVALCYTGDILDENRDKYSLKYYVDKAKEIEKMGAHILAIKDMSALLKPYAAKKLITALKNEVSIPIHLHTHDTTGNGVATVLMAADAGVDIIDTTFNSMSGLTSQPALNSIVAALNNTDRDTGIDIRGIQKLSDYWDAVRPVYDQFESDLKSGSAEIYKFEIPGGQYSNLKPQVESFGMGHRFNEVKKMYKKVNDLLGDIIKVTPSSKMVGDMAIFMVQNNLTPENIYEKAKNMAFPDSVVSYFKGMMGQPEGGFPEELQKLVLKGEKPITVRPGELLPPEDFDKIEKYLKEKYKFKPCKRDILSYALYPDVFEDFIKSVLKYGDVSLMGSDVFFHGLSEGETSEIEVAEGKTMIVQLIEIGKLDNEGYRTIDFEINGNRREIKIKDKTERAKSALSLDNPNKMADSSNKLEIGASIPGNIINVLVKEGQEVKEGESLVVIEAMKMETNIVASCDGVVESIFAEEGKQVKTGELLVKLK, from the coding sequence TTGGGGAAGAAATTTAAAAGAGTATTAGTTGCAAATAGAGGGGAAATTGCAATAAGAATATTTAGAGCATGCCATGAACTTGGAATAAGAACTGTTGCTATATACTCAGAAGAAGATAAACGTTCTCTTTTCAGAACTAAAGCGCATGAAGCATATCAAATAGGCAAAAATAAGGGGCCGGTAGAAGCATACTTAAATATTGATGAGATTATAAAACTTGCATTAAAGAAGAATGTAGATGCTATACATCCAGGCTATGGATTCTTATCTGAAAATCCTGAATTTGCAAGAAGATGTGAAGAAGTAGGTATAGAATTTATAGGTCCAAAATCTGAAATGATGGATCAATTAGGCGATAAGATAAAATCAAAAATAGTTGCTAAAAATGTTGGAGTTCCTGTAATACCGGGAGTAGAAAAACCAATAACTTGTGAAAAAGAGGCAATTGAAATTGCTGGTATGTGCGGTTATCCAGTTATGATAAAAGCTGCTGCTGGTGGCGGTGGAAGAGGCATGAGAATAGTAAGACATGAAAATGAGCTTGTTGATTCATTTTTAAGTGCCAAAAATGAAGCTAAAAAGGCTTTTGGTATAGATGATATGTTTATTGAAAAATACATAGAAGGACCAAAACATATAGAAATTCAAATTTTAGGCGATAAATATGGAAATGTAGTTCATCTTTATGAAAGAGATTGTTCTATTCAAAGAAGACACCAAAAAGTTATTGAAATTAGTCCAGCTTTATCTTTAACTCAAGAAAAAAGACAAGAAATATGTACTGATGCATTAAAAATAGCTAAAGCTGTTGATTATAGAAATGCAGGGACTTTAGAATTTTTAGTAGATATGCACGGAAATCATTATTTTATAGAAATGAACCCAAGAATTCAAGTAGAACATACAATAACAGAAATGACTACAGGAATAGATTTAGTTCAAAGTCAAATTTTAATAGCACAAGGTTATGCATTAAATTCTAAAGAAATCGGGATATATTCTCAAGAAGATATAAATCCAAGAGGTTATGCGATTCAATGTAGAATAACTACTGAAGATCCATCAAACAATTTTGCACCCGATACAGGAAAGATAGATGTTTATAGAACTAGTTCAGGATTTGGTATAAGACTAGATGGAGGAAATGGCTTTGGTGGTGCAGTCATAAGTCCTTATTATGATAGTTTATTAGTCAAAACAACAGCGTATTCAAGAACTTTTGAAGATGCTGTTAGAAAATCAATACGTGCAATAAAAGAGTCAACAATTACAGGCATAAAAACAAATGTAGACTTTTTAATAAATGTATTAAATAATGAAACATTTAAAAAAGGTGAGTGTGATACTAACTTTATATCAGAAAATCCACAATTGTTTGATATATCACCACAAAACGATAGTGAATATAAATTACTTAATTTTATTGGTGAAAAGTTAGTAAATGAAACAAAAGGAATTAAGAAAGAATATGATGTTCCTGTAATTCCTATAGTAAATTCTTTAGATGGTTTGTCAGGAACTAAGCAAATATTAGATGCAGAAGGTCCAGAAGGGGTAGTTAAATGGATAAAAAATCAAAATAAATTATTACTTACAGATACTACAATGAGAGATGCTCAACAATCATTAATGGCTACTCGTGTTAGAAGTAAGGATATGAAAAATATAGCTAAAGCAACAGCATTATATGGAAATGATTTATTCTCACTTGAAATGTGGGGTGGAGCTACGTTTGATACTGCATATAGATTTTTAAAAGAATCTCCATGGAGAAGACTTGACTCGTTAAGAAAAAGAATTCCTAATGTTATGTTCCAAATGCTTATTAGAGGTGCAAATGGTGTTGGATATAAAAATTATCCTGATAATGTAATAAGAGAATTTATAAAAGAATCAGCTAATAGTGGAATAGATATATTTAGAATATTTGATTCACTAAATTGGTTGAAAGGAATAGAAGTATCTTTAGAAGAGGTACTTAAAGCCAATAAAGTTGCAGAAGTTGCACTGTGCTATACAGGTGATATTTTAGATGAAAATAGAGATAAGTATAGTTTGAAATATTATGTGGATAAGGCTAAAGAAATTGAAAAAATGGGTGCACATATACTTGCAATAAAAGATATGTCTGCATTGCTTAAACCTTATGCAGCTAAGAAACTTATAACTGCATTAAAAAATGAAGTTTCAATTCCAATTCATCTTCATACACATGATACAACAGGAAATGGTGTTGCAACTGTATTAATGGCTGCGGATGCAGGGGTTGATATTATTGATACAACTTTTAATAGTATGTCAGGACTTACAAGTCAACCAGCTTTAAATTCAATAGTTGCAGCTCTTAACAATACTGACAGAGACACAGGAATTGATATACGTGGAATTCAAAAATTATCTGATTATTGGGATGCAGTAAGACCTGTGTATGATCAATTTGAATCTGATTTAAAATCAGGTAGTGCAGAAATTTATAAATTTGAAATTCCAGGAGGACAATATTCAAATTTAAAGCCACAAGTTGAAAGTTTTGGAATGGGACATAGATTTAATGAAGTGAAGAAGATGTACAAAAAAGTAAATGATTTACTTGGTGATATAATAAAAGTTACACCATCTTCAAAAATGGTTGGAGATATGGCTATATTTATGGTACAAAACAATTTAACACCTGAAAACATATATGAAAAAGCAAAGAATATGGCTTTTCCAGATTCAGTAGTTTCATATTTTAAAGGAATGATGGGTCAACCAGAAGGAGGATTTCCTGAAGAATTACAAAAACTTGTTTTAAAGGGAGAGAAACCTATTACAGTTAGACCTGGAGAATTATTACCACCAGAAGATTTTGATAAAATTGAAAAATACTTAAAAGAAAAATATAAATTTAAACCATGTAAAAGAGATATACTAAGTTATGCTTTATATCCAGATGTATTTGAAGATTTTATAAAGTCAGTACTAAAATATGGAGATGTAAGTCTTATGGGAAGTGATGTATTCTTCCACGGTTTATCTGAAGGTGAAACAAGCGAAATCGAAGTTGCTGAAGGTAAAACAATGATTGTTCAATTAATTGAAATTGGAAAGTTAGATAATGAAGGATATAGAACTATTGATTTTGAAATAAATGGAAATAGAAGAGAGATAAAAATAAAAGATAAAACAGAAAGAGCTAAAAGTGCATTAAGTCTTGATAATCCAAATAAAATGGCTGATTCATCAAATAAACTTGAAATTGGTGCAAGTATTCCAGGTAATATAATAAATGTACTTGTAAAAGAAGGTCAAGAGGTTAAAGAAGGAGAAAGCTTAGTAGTAATAGAAGCAATGAAAATGGAAACCAATATAGTTGCTAGTTGTGATGGTGTTGTAGAATCTATTTTTGCAGAAGAAGGAAAACAAGTAAAAACTGGTGAACTTTTAGTAAAATTAAAATAG